The following are encoded in a window of Chitinophagaceae bacterium genomic DNA:
- the kdpA gene encoding potassium-transporting ATPase subunit KdpA, with protein sequence MNTEILGVLLMYLLTVALAIPLGRYIGKVFEGDRTWLDRLFNPVDKTFFKLGGIDPKKEMNWKQHLSALLTINLIWFLLSMFVLMNMSWLPLNPDGNPSMTADLAFNTSVSFVTNTNLQHYSGETGLSYLGQLILMLWQFISAAAGIAICAVVFRAMKEKTTDKLGNFYNYLVRSATRILFPLAVVVALILAFNGTPMNFEGKAQYISMQGDTVNVSRGPAAAMVAIKQLGTNGGGYYGPNSSHPLENPNYFTNIVEDLSIILIPIAMVFALGYVLKRKKIAWMVFAVMTLGFLLLLFNAVYFEMKGNPAIAKMGIAQPLGSMEGKEVRFGPAASAYWGVTTTVTSNGSVNSMHDSFTPLAGMSALLGMMINSFYGGVGVGFLNFYIFIIIAVFISGLMVGRTPEFLGKKIEAKEMKIAAIIALLHPLLILAGTALSSYLYAHNPEAYAGWLNNPGNHGFSEMLYEFTSSSANNGSGFEGLGDNTPFWNIACGIVMLLARFIPIIGPVAIAGILAKKKYIPESAGTLKTDTGTFGIMVFVVIFIVAALSFFPALALGPIAEYFGMK encoded by the coding sequence ATGAATACAGAAATCTTAGGCGTCCTGTTAATGTACCTGCTCACTGTAGCACTGGCTATTCCATTAGGACGGTATATCGGAAAAGTATTTGAAGGCGACAGAACCTGGCTGGACCGGCTGTTTAATCCTGTTGACAAAACATTCTTTAAGCTTGGGGGTATTGATCCCAAGAAAGAAATGAACTGGAAGCAACACCTCAGCGCTTTACTTACTATCAATCTTATTTGGTTCTTACTGTCCATGTTTGTATTGATGAATATGAGCTGGCTACCACTTAATCCAGATGGTAACCCGTCTATGACTGCGGACCTTGCTTTCAATACATCAGTAAGTTTTGTAACCAATACAAACCTGCAACACTATTCCGGCGAAACCGGGTTGTCGTACCTGGGGCAGTTGATCTTAATGCTATGGCAATTTATCAGCGCCGCTGCAGGTATAGCTATTTGCGCTGTCGTGTTCAGGGCAATGAAGGAAAAGACAACAGATAAACTTGGTAATTTTTATAACTACCTGGTAAGGTCAGCCACAAGAATATTATTCCCGCTGGCTGTTGTTGTTGCTTTGATACTGGCTTTCAACGGTACACCGATGAATTTTGAAGGCAAAGCTCAATATATTTCTATGCAGGGTGATACCGTGAATGTGAGCCGTGGCCCTGCCGCTGCGATGGTTGCTATCAAACAACTCGGAACAAATGGCGGTGGATACTATGGCCCTAACTCTTCTCATCCGTTAGAGAATCCAAATTATTTTACCAATATAGTTGAAGACCTGAGCATCATTTTGATCCCTATTGCGATGGTATTTGCGTTAGGTTATGTTCTTAAAAGGAAAAAAATTGCCTGGATGGTATTTGCTGTGATGACACTTGGTTTTTTACTCCTGCTTTTCAATGCCGTGTATTTTGAAATGAAGGGGAATCCGGCCATCGCAAAAATGGGTATTGCACAACCGCTGGGCAGCATGGAAGGAAAGGAGGTGAGGTTTGGCCCGGCGGCATCTGCGTACTGGGGCGTTACTACAACGGTCACTTCAAATGGTTCTGTAAATTCCATGCACGACAGTTTTACACCCCTGGCGGGCATGAGCGCTTTGTTGGGGATGATGATCAATTCATTTTATGGAGGTGTGGGTGTGGGCTTCCTGAATTTTTACATCTTCATCATCATAGCTGTTTTCATCAGCGGGTTAATGGTAGGAAGAACACCGGAATTTTTAGGCAAGAAGATAGAAGCAAAAGAAATGAAGATCGCTGCCATCATTGCATTACTTCATCCCCTGCTGATCCTTGCAGGTACTGCATTGTCATCTTATTTATATGCACACAACCCTGAGGCCTATGCAGGATGGCTTAACAACCCAGGCAACCATGGCTTCAGTGAAATGCTGTATGAGTTCACTTCTTCTTCCGCCAACAATGGAAGTGGTTTTGAGGGGTTAGGTGATAATACGCCATTCTGGAATATTGCCTGTGGTATCGTAATGCTGCTGGCAAGATTTATACCGATCATTGGCCCGGTTGCTATCGCTGGTATCCTGGCAAAAAAGAAATATATTCCTGAAAGTGCAGGAACATTGAAAACCGATACCGGAACATTTGGTATTATGGTGTTTGTGGTAATATTCATAGTAGCTGCCCTTAGTTTTTTCCCTGCTCTGGCATTAGGTCCCATTGCAGAATATTTTGGAATGAAATAA
- a CDS encoding potassium-transporting ATPase subunit F has product MLLLFIIAILVFIYLCYVLVKPEKF; this is encoded by the coding sequence ATGTTACTATTATTCATCATCGCAATCCTGGTCTTTATCTACCTGTGTTATGTACTGGTAAAACCGGAGAAATTTTAA